A single Drosophila miranda strain MSH22 chromosome XR, D.miranda_PacBio2.1, whole genome shotgun sequence DNA region contains:
- the LOC108151103 gene encoding protein glass — translation MAAENYHLKWDSHLSYLNTSIATLYKNEKFADVVLYSSYTSSSINSDIPTVGISAHKFILSSCSQFFATMFETAPIASPNGVIYVVLPPDLSHRAIQILVQYMYSGEATVSNDILNEVLRGGEILKIRGLCRSSASNNSSTTVTSSHHHPHGGHLHQRDSSASAMYVSNGSRSTLPPPPPPPMSTQLPGDIYSSKPSSSSNSGSGRYTLEHHHHQPQPQHHPPSHQHQHQQQQQQQNQHNHHHHHQQQFRGLGASVMPKDSPVIVKSPKMAAHTGLLSVASSSKLGISVNKEVAIDPEDKCCYAAATSQVEPQPPPSSTTAGAVAVTVAVAGGVPPPPAMSICTEVGCSSCPLAVGTASEPTDTTLRRPEYEEQALCEREDVGLVYERRLRRESACDRAHEYYEAPLHFATPPPPPPPQPHSFLSIKQEPSDWTNNPPTTANASNNNHEDGHLSPKQPLDFKMSAVKLEVNRDRATPHEESEEHTLRDYNNFKQLLVCEICQKSFEDTKTLVRHLGTHANEPGSGTNLMAASASGSASTTSSNTNLAMRALKTYVPKKRRRVSQQENNMDHDHVTLLCDLCSTSFETPAEWVRHMNSQHTEIELAMFNSKKDGEQKGQHQQQQLQVTTNNTTSGTTNSISSSIGGSSSSTVSTSQMQPKFHSSSTRSTLLQCPQSQSQTQSQSLILNKRNNFVAAATPASVSPTGLSVAATSSHG, via the exons ATGGCCGCCGAAAACTATCATCTGAAGTGGGACTCGCATCTGTCCTATTTGAACACCTCAATTGCCACGCTCTACAA GAATGAAAAGTTTGCCGATGTTGTGCTGTACAGCTCatacaccagcagcagcatcaactCGGACATACCCACGGTGGGCATCTCGGCGCACAAGTTCATTCTCAGCTCCTGCAGCCAGTTCTTTGCCACCATGTTCGAGACGGCGCCGATTGCCTCGCCCAACGGCGTCATATACGTTGTGCTTCCGCCCGATCTGAGCCACCGGGCCATACAAATCCTGGTGCAGTACATGTACAGCGGGGAGGCTACCGTCTCCAATGACATTCTCAACGAGGTGCTGCGGGGCGGCGAGATTCTCAAGATCCGTGGCCTCTGCCGCTCCAGCGCttccaacaacagcagcaccactGTCACGTCCTCGCACCACCATCCGCACGGCGGACATCTGCATCAGCGGGATTCGTCGGCGAGCGCCATGTATGTGTCGAATGGATCGCGTTCAACGCttccaccgccaccgccaccgcctaTGTCCACACAGCTTCCTGGCGACATCTACAGCAGCAagccgagcagcagcagcaacagtggctccGGCAGATATACCTTGGAGCATCACCATCACCAGCCACAGCCGCAACACCATCCACCATCGcatcagcaccagcaccagcaacagcaacagcaacagaaccagcacaatcatcatcatcaccatcaGCAGCAATTCCGTGGCCTCGGCGCTTCCGTCATGCCAAAGGACAGTCCTGTGATTGTCAAGTCCCCGAAAATGGCCGCACACACGGGTCTGCTGAGcgtggccagcagcagcaagctgGGCATATCCGTAAACAAGGAGGTGGCTATCGATCCCGAGGATAAGTGCTGCTATGCAGCCGCTACCAGTCAGGTGGAGCCACAGCCGCCGCCTTCATCGACGACCGCCGGAGCAGTAGCAGTAACAGTAGCAGTAGCCGGAGGAGTTCCGCCACCGCCAGCCATGTCCATATGCACAGAGGTGGGCTGCAGCAGCTGTCCCCTGGCCGTGGGGACCGCCTCCGAGCCGACGGATACCACGCTGCGTCGGCCGGAGTACGAGGAGCAGGCGCTCTGTGAGCGGGAGGATGTGGGTCTGGTGTACGAGCGTCGGCTGCGTCGTGAGAGTGCCTGCGATCGAG CTCACGAGTACTATGAGGCACCGCTGCACTTTGCCacaccaccgccaccgccaccgccacaaCCGCACAGCTTTCTCAGCATCAAACAGGAGCCCAGCGACTGGACCAACAACCCACCAACAACGGCCAatgccagcaacaacaaccacgAGGATGGGCACCTGTCGCCCAAGCAGCCGCTGGACTTTAAGATGAGCGCCGTCAAGCTAGAGGTGAACCGCGACCGGGCCACGCCCCACGAGGAGTCCGAGGAGCACACTCTGCGCGACTACAACAACTTCAAGCAGCTGCTCGTGTGCGAGATATGCCAGAAGTCTTTTGAGGATACCAAGACCCTGGTCCGTCACCTGGGCACACACGCCAACGAGCCGGGATCAGGCACTAACCTGATGGCGGCCAGTGCCAGCGGCAGTGCGTCGACCACTTCCAGCAACACCAATCTCGCGATGCGAGCCCTCAAAACCTATGTGCCAAAGAAGCGACGCAGAGTCTCG CAACAGGAGAATAATATGGATCATGATCATGTCACCCTGCTATGTGATTTGTGCTCGAC ATCCTTTGAGACGCCTGCGGAGTGGGTGCGTCATATGAACAGCCAGCACACGGAGATCGAGCTGGCCATGTTCAACAGCAAGAAGGATGGCGAGCAGAAGGG ccagcaccagcagcaacagttgcaGGTCACCACTAACAACACCACCAGTGGCACCACCAACAGCATTAGCAGCAGCATCGGTGGTAGCAGCTCTTCCACAGTGTCCACCAGCCAAATGCAGCCAAAGTTCCATTCCAGCTCCACTCGATCGACGCTATTGCAGTGCCCCCAATCTCAATCTCAGACCCAATCCCAGTCTCTGATTCTGAACAAAAGGAACAATTTTGTGGCGGCGGCAACTCCTGCTTCGGTCTCACCTACTGGCCTCTCAGTAGCTGCCACCTCATCGCATGGCTAA
- the LOC108151109 gene encoding uncharacterized protein LOC108151109, whose amino-acid sequence MSDFDSRLIRLVGGNPQLLKRKARTAPYSLRKNAEEEIWGAIATSLQADVKTCTSRWEHLKSKLQQELAKEGEGVASTWNLMPTMRDFKPGRMCGISPQPSDPLIEEVHDEENNLQEAMDCSVADATKTLASGSAQIPSSTLLPDFTADATMRRVGTMLEGFGEENCAKAAKRIIEYLCHCTLHILKSKPIDDLVI is encoded by the exons ATGAGCGACTTTGACTCGCGTTTAATTCGCTTAGTAGGGGGCAACCCCCAGCTTTTGAAGCGGAAGGCTCGCACAGCCCCGTATTCCTTAAGGAAGAATGCCGAGGAGGAGATCTGGGGCGCCATTGCGACCTCCCTGCAAGCCGATG TTAAAACATGCACCAGCCGTTGGGAGCACCTTAAATCGAAACTGCAACAGGAATTGGCCAAGGAAGGCGAGGGTGTCGCCTCCACTTGGAACCTGATGCCCACTATGCGGGACTTCAAGCCGGGGAGGATGTGTGGTATAAGTCCTCAGCCATCGGACCCTCTTATTGAGGAGGTACACGACGAAGAGAACAATTTGCAAGAGGCAATGGATTGCTCAGTAGCAGATGCGACTAAGACGTTGGCAAGTGGTAGTGCCCAAATTCCCTCTTCCACACTCCTACCTGATTTTACCGCAGACGCTACCATGAGGCGCGTCGGTACCATGCTGGAGGGATTTGGCGAGGAGAATTGCGCTAAGGCGGCAAAAAGAATCATTGAATACTTATGTCATTGCACTCTGCATATTTTGAAATCCAAACCAATCGACGATTTGGTTATTTAG
- the LOC108151100 gene encoding pseudouridylate synthase 7 homolog, with translation MGKERGRGRRNHQSRPYNKSNWRGQKKERSQHNGNPRNRSAPQQKSTLRENQVGITEFTNADAPGFTGILKSRFSDFHVNEIDTEGRVLELNDYTVPKAVVEPVDPQKLDEWRKELEEVIGPDVWKDIASLANAKFDPKTEQKVEIDVSSVDKEKRTKIHQLVKQLYSGKLVSTTLGQTQAKEKPQEEQKVPAEEAAPVEDKKTIRIIKPKHGRGDNRWNFPGEFVTFLVHKTNIDTSEVASTLASRLNLRPSQVNYCGTKDKRAKTTQNFSIKRRSPESIINAARAIRNVFFGNFNFRSTTLKLGDLQGNRFRIALRHISKERQADIEVSLESLKERGFINYYGLQRFGNSASVPTYEVGVALLKRDYKLACELILKPRDTDIEFMRAIRKEWWEKRDSASAAAKFFGDKFIEKKLLDGLARFGETDYSSALRQIPRNMLMLYPHAYQSLIFNRIASRRIKEFGLKMIPGDLVYVEQSEPMEEENQIEAAETEAAETDEDLPEGVEEDVDVALEEESVFKRKVRPLSEEDIASGKYKLSDVVLPLPGHDITYPANECGAWYEEMMAEVGLSSELLKHKEKTYALGGAYRKMIIQPNDLKWSFRRYNTPEDTLIASDFELMKGIPITAEPSEDDAKYLALVLEFSLPTAAYATMLLRELFKQDTSTATQMQLEQEALTKKEDKDTPTDSPAIEEEIAEGETAAETVPETVEPDKEVAEGQ, from the exons ATGGGCAAAGAACGGGGCAGGGGACGCAGAAACCACCAGTCTAGGCCTTATAATAAAAGCAATTGGCGTGGCCAGAAGAAGGAGCGCTCCCAGCACAATGGAAACCCACGCAACAG ATCAGCGCCACAGCAAAAGTCCACACTGCGCGAGAATCAGGTGGGCATAACAGAATTCACCAATGCGGATGCTCCCGGATTTACGGGCATTTTGAAATCGCGCTTCTCCGACTTTCATGTCAACGAAATTGATACCGAGGGCCGCGTCCTGGAACTGAATGATTATACCGTACCAAAGGCCGTAGTAGAAC CTGTGGATCCGCAAAAGTTGGACGAGTGGCGCAAGGAACTGGAGGAGGTGATTGGCCCAGATGTCTGGAAGGATATAGCCAGCTTGGCGAATGCCAAATTTGATCCAAAGACTGAGCAGAAGGTAGAGATCGATGTGAGCAGTGTGGACAAAGAGAAGCGAACAAAAATTCACCAGCTAGTGAAGCAGTTGTACTCGGGAAAGCTAGTCTCCACCACATTGGGCCAGACGCAGGCTAAGGAGAAGCCGCAGGAGGAGCAAAAGGTGCCAGCGGAGGAAGCAGCCCCTGTGGAAGACAAGAAAACCATACGCATAATAAAACCAAAGCATGGCCGCG GCGACAACCGGTGGAACTTTCCTGGAGAGTTTGTCACTTTCCTGGTGCACAAAACGAATATAGATACCAGTGAGGTTGCCTCCACCCTAGCCTCTCGCCTAAA CTTACGACCCTCGCAGGTCAACTACTGTGGGACCAAAGACAAGCGCGCCAAGACCACGCAAAACTTCTCCATCAAACGCCGCTCGCCCGAGAGCATAATCAATGCGGCACGAGCGATCCGAAATGTCTTTTTTGGCAACTTTAACTTCAGATCAACGACCCTAAAGCTGGGTGATCTGCAGGGCAATCGTTTTCGCATTGCTTTGCGTCACATATCCAAGGAGCGGCAGGCAGATATCGAGGTTTCGCTGGAGTCCCTCAAGGAGCGCGGCTTCATCAACTACTACGGTCTGCAGCGGTTCGGCAACAGTGCCAGTGTGCCAACTTATGAGGTAGGCGTGGCCCTGCTAAAGCGTGACTACAAATTGGCATGCGAGCTGATCCTGAAGCCCCGTGACACTGACATCGAGTTCATGCGAGCTATTCGAAAGGAATGGTGGGAGAAACGTGACTCTGCGTCGGCGGCTGCAAAGTTCTTTGGCGACAAGTTCATCGAGAAGAAGCTGCTGGATGGCCTCGCCAGATTTGGGGAGACCGACTATTCCTCAGCATTGCGGCAAATACCACGCAACATGCTGATGCTGTATCCGCATGCCTATCAGAGCCTGATCTTTAACCGCATCGCTTCGCGAAGGATCAAGGAGTTCGGCCTGAAGATGATCCCCGGCGACTTGGTTTATGTGGAGCAATCGGAGCCTATGGAGGAGGAGAACCAGATTGAGGCTGCGGAGACCGAAGCTGCGGAGACTGACGAAGATCTTCCAGAAGGTGTCGAAGAGGATGTCGATGTCGCCCTGGAAGAGGAATCGGTGTTCAAGCGCAAGGtgcgaccgctgagcgaggaGGACATTGCCAGCGGCAAGTATAAGCTCTCCGATGTGGTCCTGCCCCTGCCTGGTCACGACATAACATATCCAGCCAACGAGTGCGGGGCGTGGTACGAGGAGATGATGGCCGAAGTGGGTCTCTCCTCGGAGCTGCTCAAGCATAAGGAAAAGACCTATGCCCTGGGGGGTGCCTACCGCAAGATGATCATTCAGCCAAACGACCTGAAGTGGAGTTTCAGGCGGTACAACACTCCCGAGGACACACTGATAGCCTCCGACTTTGAGTTGATGAAGGGTATTCCCATCACCGCAGAACCATCTGAGGACGATGCCAAGTATCTGGCCCTCGTGCTGGAGTTCTCATTGCCCACGGCTGCCTATGCCACAATGCTGCTGCGCGAGCTGTTCAAGCAGGATACCTCGACGGCCACACAAATGCAGCTGGAGCAGGAAGCGTTGACTAAGAAGGAGGATAAAGATACCCCAACAGATAGCCCAGCAATTGAGGAGGAAATAGCGGAGGGGGAGACTGCAGCGGAGACTGTGCCAGAGACGGTGGAGCCTGATAAGGAGGTGGCGGAGGGCCAGTAA
- the LOC108151104 gene encoding zinc finger CCCH domain-containing protein 3, which produces MLPHLSTEETLPSATRKVYINPNFQMALQGRIAHPFQPQPQQQSLPPLPPAIHINPYFLQRQQAMYEEYRRQQWMQEMQQQVSVPYYRERVLTEVTPHIPASTPQAKIISKASTCLVRKAPVKSAPLLVPSPVVAVVPQPPLVSISKRKIVRQPAVKPTPTVTAPPPAKRTKYKLVRAISLTCTPLVKKRRTLGEFVGQYALQRTNEAETGQNLSSKPQVVKASVNKSLSMVSIHGVMYRKKSKNKLTKLDAPTGAVAKSTTPMTLNRSLYGRTLLVSGNKFIIDPSGCRLTRVPTATVTASSTASSDNSAAQLNGNRTTLRRIDIGGLTYVASAKTKNVFIRTTNHVSRAHLITARQRSLTLLNKSLVKTNVPCAIYQKLGKCVAHSRGKCRKLHDKRQVTICPSFLRGECTKSDCLLSHNVTLEKMPVCRYYLRGVCVREDCPYLHKKLSRNTEICIDFVRGYCSLAAECNKRHEFACPELERKGTCELAKCRFCKQTSKRLIKPKPKTKKESVGIQETPQTANPGTEQPSSSRYFKSEGEQATQDESASAVDQRNGDSEEELPAEEEKASAEVGPVSFRQRPKLGTLPAFIPLGEEE; this is translated from the exons ATGTTGCCCCACCTGAGCACCGAAGAAACCCTGCCGTCCGCAACGCGAAAAGTGTATATTAATCCCAATTTTCAGATGGCTTTGCAGGGCCGAATTGCTCATCCGTTTCAGCCCCAGCCGCAGCAACAGTCGCTGCCACCGCTTCCGCCTGCGATCCACATAAACCCGTACTTCCTGCAGCGTCAACAGGCCATGTACGAGGAGTATCGCCGTCAGCAGTGGATGCAGGAGATGCAGCAACAGGTCTCCGTTCCGTACTACCGAGAACGAGTGCTCACCGAGGTAACGCCACATATTCCAGCCAGCACGCCGCAGGCAAAGATTATAAGCAAGGCCAGCACTTGCCTGGTGCGGAAGGCACCCGTTAAGTCTGCCCCTCTGCTTGTTCCATCTcccgttgttgctgttgtgccCCAGCCGCCTTTGGTCAGCATATCCAAACGGAAAATCGTGCGTCAGCCAGCTGTGAAGCCAACGCCTACAGTCACGGCTCCACCTCCTGCCAAGCGCACAAAATACAAGCTAGTGCGCGCCATTTCCCTAACGTGTACTCCTCTGGTCAAGAAGCGACGCACCCTGGGGGAATTTGTGGGCCAATACGCCCTGCAGCGTACCAACGAGGCGGAGACGGGCCAAAATTTAAG CTCAAAGCCGCAAGTGGTTAAGGCCAGCGTTAACAAGTCCCTGAGCATGGTCAGCATACATGGAGTGATGTACAGGAAGAAATCAAAGAACAAGCTTACCAAACTAGATGCCCCAACAGGAGCTGTGGCCAAATCCACGACACCGATGACCCTCAACCGTTCATTGTACGGCCGCACTCTGCTTGTGAGCGGTAACAAGTTTATCATCGATCCTTCGGGCTGCCGTCTAACAAGAGTACCAACTGCAACCGTGACAGCATCGTCAACAGCTAGTAGTGATAATAGTGCGGCACAGCTAAACGGAAACCGAACCACCCTCCGTCGCATCGATATCGGTGGCTTAACATATGTCGCCTCGGCCAAGACCAAGAATGTTTTCATACGCACCACGAATCATGTCTCGCGTGCCCACTTGATTACCGCCAGGCAACGCAGCCTGACGCTGCTCAATAAGTCGTTGGTGAAGACAAATGTGCCATGTGCCATTTACCAGAAGCTCGGTAAATGTGTGGCGCACAGTCGCGGAAAGTGCCGAAAATTGCACGACAAGCGACAGGTCACAATCTGTCCCAG CTTTCTGCGAGGCGAATGTACCAAGTCCGACTGCTTGCTGTCGCACAATGTTACGCTGGAGAAAATGCCCGTCTGCCGCTACTATCTGCGTGGCGTTTGTGTGCGCGAAGACTGCCCCTATCTGCATAAGAAGCTCAGCCGCAATACCGAGATCTGTATTGACTTTGTGCGTGGCTATTGCTCGCTTGCTGCCGAG TGCAACAAGCGTCACGAGTTTGCCTGTCCCGAGTTGGAGCGCAAGGGTACTTGCGAGTTGGCCAAATGTCGCTTCTGCAAGCAAACCTCAAAGCGGCTGATAAAACCCAAGCCGAAAACGAAGAAGGAGTCTGTCGGCATCCAGGAAACTCCTCAGACTGCTAACCCTGGAACGGAACAACCCAGTAGTTCTCGCTACTTTAAGTCCGAAGGCGAACAGGCTACCCAGGACGAGTCTGCGTCGGCCGTTGACCAGCGAAATGGCGATAGCGAAGAAGAACTGCCCGCGGAAGAGGAGAAGGCGTCAGCGGAGGTTGGCCCAGTTAGCTTCCGCCAACGACCAAAGTTAGGGACACTGCCTGCGTTCATACCGCTGGGCGAAGAGGAGTGA